One region of Campylobacter concisus genomic DNA includes:
- a CDS encoding peptidylprolyl isomerase, translating into MRFDELKVYDINLDELKKDKFVVLETDKGDIRLELFAEEAPQAVANFIHLIKSGFYNGLNFHRVIPNFVIQGGCPNGTGTGGPGWRIKCECDNQKVKHERGSLSMAHAGRDTGGSQFFICHSKQPHLDGVHTVFGKCVDEESLKVLDAIRQGDKIISAKIRESL; encoded by the coding sequence ATGCGTTTTGATGAATTAAAAGTTTATGATATAAATTTAGATGAACTTAAAAAAGATAAATTTGTAGTTTTAGAGACAGACAAAGGCGATATCAGACTTGAACTTTTTGCCGAAGAAGCTCCACAAGCTGTCGCAAATTTTATCCATTTGATAAAATCAGGCTTTTATAATGGTCTAAATTTTCACAGAGTTATACCAAATTTTGTCATCCAAGGCGGTTGTCCAAATGGCACAGGTACAGGCGGTCCTGGCTGGAGAATAAAATGCGAATGCGACAACCAAAAGGTAAAACACGAGCGCGGTAGCCTAAGCATGGCTCACGCGGGGCGTGATACTGGCGGATCACAGTTTTTCATCTGTCATAGCAAACAACCTCATCTTGACGGCGTGCATACAGTCTTTGGAAAATGCGTTGATGAAGAGAGCCTAAAGGTGCTTGACGCTATAAGACAAGGCGATAAGATCATCTCTGCTAAGATCAGAGAAAGCCTATAA
- a CDS encoding cation:dicarboxylate symporter family transporter produces MNNTKKQGNLAVRLFTNLAFWVVIGIVGGVIVGMVAPELGIASKPGIDYFIKALKILIGPIIFLTIVSGIVGLESLKDLGSIGLKAFIYFEIVSTLALAVGIIFGETLRPGHGMNLDYTQLDASSVAKFTSQAANMDANSGFVAHTLHLLRGAVPVDDIFPYVHILDPFIKSNTLQVLFMAIIVAIVLSLLAHDKKQACLKPLEFIQHYVLKLLSWLMLFSPVAAFSAMAYLIGKFGIGTLLGMMELLVVMALASCFFIFVVLGIICYFAKINVFKFMRFISKEVLVVFATSSSETALAPLMQKLESAGINRGAVGLIIPTGYSFNLDCTNIYLSLSVIFLAQAFNIPLSFEHLISILIVLMITSKGAVGVTGSGFVVLAGTLSALPSTGIPVVTVAVLLGVDKFMSEMRAVGNLCGNAVGCMIVSIWDKKVDMDKFRYALDHPEEFHFHS; encoded by the coding sequence ATGAATAATACTAAAAAGCAAGGAAATCTTGCTGTAAGATTATTTACCAATCTTGCCTTTTGGGTTGTGATCGGTATTGTTGGTGGCGTTATCGTTGGCATGGTCGCACCTGAGCTTGGTATAGCAAGCAAGCCAGGCATTGATTATTTTATAAAAGCACTTAAAATTTTGATTGGTCCTATTATCTTTTTAACGATCGTTTCAGGTATCGTTGGGCTCGAGAGTTTAAAAGATCTTGGGTCTATTGGATTAAAGGCATTTATCTATTTTGAGATAGTTAGCACACTTGCACTTGCTGTCGGTATCATCTTTGGCGAGACACTTCGTCCGGGACATGGTATGAATCTTGACTACACTCAGCTTGATGCCTCAAGTGTGGCTAAATTTACATCTCAAGCTGCAAATATGGACGCAAATAGCGGATTTGTAGCACATACACTTCATCTTTTAAGAGGTGCTGTGCCAGTAGATGATATTTTCCCTTACGTGCATATACTTGATCCATTTATAAAATCAAACACACTTCAAGTACTTTTCATGGCTATTATCGTTGCCATCGTACTTTCGCTGCTAGCTCATGATAAAAAACAAGCTTGCCTAAAGCCACTTGAATTTATTCAGCACTATGTCTTAAAACTTCTTAGTTGGCTTATGCTCTTTAGCCCAGTGGCTGCATTTTCAGCTATGGCTTATCTAATCGGCAAATTTGGTATCGGAACGCTTCTTGGCATGATGGAGCTTTTGGTTGTTATGGCACTTGCAAGTTGCTTTTTTATCTTTGTGGTGCTTGGCATTATTTGCTATTTTGCAAAAATCAATGTCTTTAAATTTATGCGTTTTATTTCAAAAGAGGTATTGGTAGTCTTTGCAACAAGCTCGAGCGAAACAGCTCTTGCGCCACTTATGCAAAAGCTAGAATCAGCTGGTATAAATAGAGGCGCAGTTGGACTTATCATCCCGACTGGCTACTCATTTAACCTTGACTGCACCAACATCTATCTAAGCTTAAGCGTTATCTTCTTAGCGCAAGCCTTCAACATCCCGCTAAGTTTTGAGCATCTAATAAGTATTCTAATCGTGCTAATGATCACAAGTAAAGGCGCAGTTGGCGTTACGGGATCTGGTTTTGTCGTCCTTGCAGGCACACTAAGTGCACTCCCAAGCACTGGCATACCAGTTGTCACCGTGGCTGTGCTACTTGGCGTTGATAAATTTATGTCAGAGATGCGTGCAGTTGGTAATCTCTGCGGTAACGCTGTTGGTTGCATGATAGTTTCTATCTGGGATAAAAAAGTCGATATGGATAAATTTAGATACGCACTAGATCATCCAGAGGAATTTCACTTTCACTCATAA